The Sporosarcina sp. Marseille-Q4943 genome includes the window CGGGCTATCAATGCCTCTGCAAGCTTCATCCATACCACTCCCTTTTTCAACCTGTCATTATCTCTTTTATTCGACACGACTCGCTAAAAATCCTTTGTTCTAAATCCCTTGGACAATCATAAAATGAATGGATTCCAACTATCATACTACTAAAGGAGATTCGAATTATGTATGCCATTCATTTCTACGAAAATAACAATTACGTGCTCAATCAAGTGCTCAGAACAATCCCTTCCCTCGACGACAATGTGACCCTTAAAGGGCGCAAAGGAAAAGTGACGAACGTCGAGGAAATAAAGGAAAATGTCTATTATGTGTTTGTGGAATTCGAAAAGGTTGTTGATAAAAGCAAGACGGCCGCGCTAGATCCGAAAAAGAAAAGAAGATGAGAAAATGCCGAACGAGATTCCATATCTTGTTCGGCATATGTTATTTATACAAGCGCTTTCGTCACGAATTGGTCAATGAAATATTGCGGATTCAGCTTTTCGCCTGTCGCCTTTTCGATCTTTTCATTCCACGGGTAGAGCGCGCCCGGCTTGAAATACTCTTCCACCAAATACGCGCCTACTTCAGGCGTAAACAGATCGGTTGAAATGTTTTTCTCGATATAGGACTGCAATTGTGACGTCGTCAACTCGCCGAGCAAATAGTTTTGATAATACACCGGGACGAGCGTGAAATGGATTTTCGCCGCCCAATGCGGGTAATCGACGTTCTCTGGCGGGTTCACAAATTGGACATCCTGTACGATTTTCCACCAAAGCTTGTTCAAATCCTGGTCTGGATTTTCATAAAGCTCGCGCTCAAAGAACGTGAATGTCATGATCCAGCGGCCAGCAATGAACATTTGCCTGCGTAAAGATTCCTCGATAAGCGGCGTCAATTCCTCCACTTCGGCTTTATCCAATCCTAAAAACTGCTGCAACCATGCCGGGTTTTTCCCGAAACGGCCGTAAAGCATCGCTACAGCTTCCGTCGTCAACGTATGCGCGCAAGTCCGCAATAGGAATGGAAGTTGACGATCGACATATTTGAAATAAACCGCATGGCCGAATTCATGCAACGTCGTGACGGACCAATAATCGGACGGCACATTGTTGCAGAGCACGCGGACGTCGCCTTCCCGGTCGATATCCGTGCAGAACGCATGCTGGTTTTTCTTATCGCGCGGATACATATCGCTTTTCGCAAGCATATCCGTAATGTCCATGCCCATGCTCTCGAACGTTGCAATTGTCAGCTTCTCGAGGTCTTTCCCTTCGTAAAACGGATCCAAGTCCAAATCCTTGGAAGGCGGCGCTTCTTGGAAAAACGGATCCGCATAATGCCATGGACGAAGCTCTTCAATTGAAATGCCGAATCGCTCAGCGAGTTCGCTGTCCAATTCCTGCTTCATTTCGCGGAACGGTTCGTCAGAAAGGTCCTTCAGCTCATGGAAGATGGAAAAGATCTCATCCCGATCCAGTTCCTGATGCTCGAAACTCATTTGGTGATAGTTTTCGAAACCTAGCGAGCGTGCGACTTCATTCCGTTTCTTCACGAGGATCAACAGCTTTTCCTCAACTTCCTTTCCGATC containing:
- a CDS encoding M2 family metallopeptidase produces the protein MTVEQFLEEQTKVIKDLHKTSANSSWMAATTGEAEWNQKTAEAQTEFNKYLSNPERFEQVKEYLAQDDLTAMQRRQLESLHTGMAGKQIPEKDLKEMVELSTELIGIFNTFRATIAGKPVSENDVREILIKSNDLAEREEAWHASKQIGKEVEEKLLILVKKRNEVARSLGFENYHQMSFEHQELDRDEIFSIFHELKDLSDEPFREMKQELDSELAERFGISIEELRPWHYADPFFQEAPPSKDLDLDPFYEGKDLEKLTIATFESMGMDITDMLAKSDMYPRDKKNQHAFCTDIDREGDVRVLCNNVPSDYWSVTTLHEFGHAVYFKYVDRQLPFLLRTCAHTLTTEAVAMLYGRFGKNPAWLQQFLGLDKAEVEELTPLIEESLRRQMFIAGRWIMTFTFFERELYENPDQDLNKLWWKIVQDVQFVNPPENVDYPHWAAKIHFTLVPVYYQNYLLGELTTSQLQSYIEKNISTDLFTPEVGAYLVEEYFKPGALYPWNEKIEKATGEKLNPQYFIDQFVTKALV